A stretch of Camelina sativa cultivar DH55 chromosome 18, Cs, whole genome shotgun sequence DNA encodes these proteins:
- the LOC104761682 gene encoding uncharacterized protein LOC104761682 produces MFLSSTDQQNPSNNPSSSSDFLHLTNSSDELGQSHLSSFCIRDYAFSNRTKNIKKNWPFSSTSLQLCLKHGLSDPLPPIQPLGHPLQVKITHVETVSSKRKLENLCSSQTLVETKQGFENGLLASGSKSKIQVAMANKNPRKKCGLVVKPGACVDSGSKEDHSCLFSPSESMALRTCPICKTFSSASNTTLNAHIDQCLSVDSEQQQPISKPNRPKTKPRLKVKSMVDIYASAKAGTLEDLDKRNGTNWVMISSCSNRVVSDNKPDVFSKGKKRSVVRVRIDEEAAGIGPVYIDAKGQKLRILSEFREKTSDPSSKHEDGSDKKSCSDSKGSKSLRKKLPGKKYHKYPKLVRQSRKGKGNALEIPDYQRGYFEEGKDFERSETSGLGHRRRMIPKRRLSRHGNKNGTKTCDQPYENEHSLSEDHLVLRGPSNVNTDLSETASSPSNSQGSWRICGERQVSGKSLALSRNKSIESDSFVANPLRCSIPVDKEFSSKAKGIMKFKKARLGFSENEDEEDAGKWESEMTQECDLTDYDDWDDDEGEADKFVLSSNPSFSGEKNDHESYEDSGDNKEEDDDMLHNSNDADVEFESMIYEKPGCETAEQESSFMEVDPIPIPGPPGSFLPSPWDMATDAVEHHGNSSVITSQVQSSQDQLDLTDRNSSESPVSAISNFAAPETQILHNIVTIDKRPSRFRDDDKSCCCQRKEKAFEETLYGQPPPPPHMIQQDLDLLSKPVPVIPPNPNPVLRLMGKDLMVMNQREEEPSHKESSPKPTSQFLDLSKTQQVSPSVLHRSYGGNGLYFDPSTSFYNIP; encoded by the exons ATGTTCTTATCATCCACTGATCAACAAAACCCTTCAAacaatccatcttcttcttctgatttcttaCATCTGACCAACTCTAGTGATGAGTTAGGTCAATCACATCTTTCAAGTTTCTGCATCAg AGATTATGCATTTAGTAACCGAACCAAGAACATCAAGAAAAATTGGCCTTTCTCCTCAACAAGTTTGCAACTTTGTTTGAAACATGGCTTAAGTGATCCGTTGCCACCGATTCAGCCTCTTGGCCATCCTCTTCAAGTGAAGATAACTCATGTCGAAACGGTAAGTAGCAAGAGAAAGTTGGAGAATCTTTGCTCTAGTCAGACATTAGTGGAGACTAAACAAGGCTTTGAGAATGGTTTGTTGGCTAGTGGTTCGAAATCCAAAATACAAGTAGCTATGGCTAACAAGAATCCTAGAAAAAAGTGTGGGTTGGTAGTGAAACCTGGAGCATGTGTGGATAGTGGATCAAAAGAAGATCATAGTTGCCTCTTTTCACCTTCTGAATCTATGGCTTTGAGAACTTGTCCCATCTGCAAAACCTTCTCGTCTGCTTCTAACACCACTTTAAATGCGCACATCGATCAGTGTCTGTCAGTTGACTCGGAACAGCAGCAGCCAATTAGTAAGCCAAACAGGCCTAAGACTAAGCCACGGTTGAAAGTTAAATCGATGGTTGATATCTATGCTTCTGCCAAAGCTGGCACATTAGAAGATCTTGATAAAAGGAATGGAACAAACTGGGTTATGATTTCGAGCTGCTCCAACCGGGTTGTCTCTGATAATAAGCCTGACGTGTTCAGCAAAGGAAAGAAGCGTAGTGTGGTGCGTGTTCGCATTGACGAAGAAGCTGCTGGCATTGGACCTGTTTACATTGATGCTAAAGGCCAAAAACTACGGATTTTATCTGAGTTTAGAGAGAAAACTTCTGATCCATCAAGTAAGCATGAAGATGGTAGTGATAAGAAATCTTGTAGCGACAGTAAAGGGAGCAAAAGCTTAAGGAAAAAACTCCCGGGAAAGAAATATCACAAGTATCCTAAACTAGTTCGTCAAAGCAGAAAAGGCAAAGGCAATGCTTTAGAG ATACCGGATTATCAAAGAGGATATTTTGAAGAAGGTAAAGACTTTGAGAGGTCAGAAACTTCAGGTCTTGGTCACCGTAGAAGGATGATACCAAAACGTCGTCTTTCAAGACATGGTAATAAGAATGGGACAAAAACTTGTGATCAGCCATATGAGAATGAGCATTCATTGTCAGAAGATCATCTTGTGCTGAGAGGTCCAAGTAATGTGAATACTGATTTGTCCGAGACAGCTTCTTCCCCTTCAAACAGTCAAGGCTCATGGAGAATTTGTGGGGAGAGACAAGTCTCTGGAAAGAGTTTGGCTTTGTCTAGGAACAAAAGCATTGAAAGCGATTCATTTGTAGCAAATCCCTTGAGATGTTCAATACCTGTGGATAAGGAGTTTTCATCCAAGGCAAAAGGTATCATGAAGTTCAAGAAAGCTCGATTGGGTTTCTCAgagaatgaagatgaagaagatgcagGGAAATGGGAGTCTGAAATGACTCAAGAATGTGATCTGACAGATTATGATGAttgggatgatgatgaaggagaagctgATAAGTTTGTACTAAGCTCAAATCCTTCATTTAGTGGGGAAAAAAATGATCATGAAAGCTATGAAGATAGTGGTgataacaaagaagaagatgatgatatgtTGCACAATTCTAATGATGCAGATGTTGAGTTTGAAAGCATGATTTATGAGAAACCGGGTTGTGAAACTGCGGAACAAGAAAGCTCGTTTATGGAGGTTGATCCCATTCCTATTCCAGGACCTCCAGGCTCATTTTTACCAAGTCCTTGGGATATGGCAACTGATGCAGTTGAACATCATGGAAACTCTTCAGTTATCACAAGCCAAGTCCAATCTTCACAAGATCAGCTTGATCTCACTGACAGAAACTCATCAGAATCACCTGTTTCAGCAATTTCAAACTTTGCAGCTCCTGAAACACAGATTCTTCATAACATCGTTACCATTGACAAGAGACCTTCCAGATTCAGAGACGATGATAAATCATGTTGTTGCCAAAGAAAGGAGAAAGCTTTTGAAGAGACACTATATGgccaaccaccaccaccaccacacaTGATCCAACAAGATTTGGATCTCCTGAGTAAGCCTGTGCCGGTGATTCCTCCAAATCCCAATCCGGTGTTGCGGCTAATGGGAAAGGATTTGATGGTTATgaaccaaagagaagaagagccgTCACACAAAGAATCAAGTCCAAAACCAACCTCTCAGTTTCTAGATCTCTCTAAGACACAACAAGTGTCTCCTTCTGTCCTTCATCGTTCTTATGGTGGAAACGGATTATATTTCGACCCCAGCACAAGCTTCTACAACATTCCATGA
- the LOC104761683 gene encoding putative 4-hydroxy-4-methyl-2-oxoglutarate aldolase 3: MAAFATAEACDSNAELISNGDLRALHPIFKMYGQRRCFSGPIVTLKVFEDNVLVRNQLETKGEGGVLVIDGGGSMRCALVGGNLGQLAQNNGWAGIVVNGCVRDVDEINDCDVGVRALGSNPLKSTKKGHGEKNVPVHIGGTLIRGGEWLYADSDGVLISKTELSV; the protein is encoded by the coding sequence ATGGCTGCATTTGCAACTGCGGAAGCGTGTGACAGCAACGCAGAACTAATATCAAACGGAGACCTACGCGCTCTCCACCCAATCTTCAAGATGTATGGCCAAAGAAGATGCTTCTCAGGACCAATCGTGACTCTCAAGGTCTTTGAAGACAATGTTCTCGTCAGAAACCAACTAGAAACAAAAGGAGAAGGCGGAGTCTTAGTTATAGACGGTGGTGGAAGCATGAGATGTGCGCTTGTTGGAGGAAACCTCGGACAGTTAGCTCAGAACAACGGGTGGGCGGGAATTGTAGTGAATGGATGCGTTAGAGATGTGGATGAGATCAATGATTGCGATGTTGGGGTTAGGGCCTTGGGATCTAACCCATTAAAGTCTACTAAGAAAGGTCATGGTGAGAAGAATGTGCCGGTTCATATTGGAGGAACTTTGATTAGAGGTGGAGAGTGGCTTTATGCTGATAGTGATGGTGTCTTGATCTCCAAGACCGAACTCTCCGTTTGA